A portion of the Streptomyces sp. YPW6 genome contains these proteins:
- the sufU gene encoding Fe-S cluster assembly sulfur transfer protein SufU, with translation MKLDSMYQEVILDHYKHPHGRGLRDGDAEVHHVNPTCGDEITLRVKYDGETIADVSYEGQGCSISQASASVLNELLVGKELSQAQRIQDAFLELMQSKGQLEPDDAMEEVLEDAVAFAGVSKYPARVKCALLSWMAWKDATAKALSEGKTA, from the coding sequence GTGAAGCTTGATTCCATGTACCAGGAAGTGATCCTGGACCACTACAAGCACCCCCACGGGCGTGGCCTGCGGGACGGCGACGCCGAGGTGCACCACGTCAACCCGACGTGCGGCGACGAGATCACGCTCCGCGTGAAGTACGACGGCGAGACCATCGCCGATGTGAGCTACGAGGGCCAGGGCTGCTCCATCAGCCAGGCCTCCGCCTCCGTGCTGAACGAGCTGCTCGTCGGCAAGGAGCTGTCCCAGGCGCAGCGGATCCAGGACGCCTTCCTGGAGCTGATGCAGTCCAAGGGCCAGCTGGAGCCGGACGACGCGATGGAGGAGGTGCTGGAGGACGCCGTCGCGTTCGCCGGTGTCTCCAAGTACCCCGCCCGGGTCAAGTGCGCGCTGCTGAGCTGGATGGCGTGGAAGGACGCGACGGCCAAGGCGCTGTCCGAAGGGAAGACCGCATGA
- a CDS encoding metal-sulfur cluster assembly factor — MSDNETATMKPASEEEVREALYDVVDPELGIDVVNLGLIYGIHVDDANIATLDMTLTSAACPLTDVIEDQAKSATDGIVNELRINWVWMPPWGPDKITDDGREQLRALGFNV; from the coding sequence ATGAGCGACAACGAGACCGCGACCATGAAGCCGGCCTCCGAGGAGGAGGTCCGCGAGGCGCTGTACGACGTCGTCGACCCCGAGCTGGGCATCGACGTCGTCAACCTCGGCCTGATCTACGGCATCCACGTCGACGACGCCAACATCGCCACCCTCGACATGACCCTGACGTCCGCGGCCTGCCCGCTGACCGACGTCATCGAGGACCAGGCGAAGTCCGCCACGGACGGCATCGTCAACGAGCTCCGGATCAACTGGGTCTGGATGCCGCCGTGGGGCCCGGACAAGATCACCGACGACGGACGCGAGCAGCTCCGCGCGCTGGGGTTCAACGTCTGA